One region of Nitrospira sp. genomic DNA includes:
- a CDS encoding MEKHLA domain-containing protein: MERGGVLLPARSSCVGDNASTYSAEGAMDDPNQVWSQPSVVEWSQLLLNSYRHWVGRDLMPRTGGPEEQAHALFMAPFVVVSHGAQEDPILNYGSHLALTLWEMTWEQLLQTPSRLTAEPVNRAEREWMLERARVQGYVDNYRGVRISNSGRRFLIERAIVWSVVDRAGRRQGQAATFSRWTFL, encoded by the coding sequence ATGGAGCGGGGAGGCGTGCTACTACCGGCACGTTCGTCATGCGTCGGGGACAACGCATCGACCTATTCCGCCGAGGGGGCCATGGACGATCCGAATCAAGTGTGGAGTCAGCCGTCGGTCGTCGAATGGTCCCAGCTGCTATTGAACAGTTATCGCCACTGGGTCGGGCGGGACTTGATGCCACGGACCGGCGGGCCTGAGGAGCAGGCCCATGCATTGTTCATGGCGCCTTTTGTGGTGGTCTCGCACGGTGCGCAGGAAGATCCGATCCTGAATTACGGGTCGCATCTGGCGCTGACCTTGTGGGAGATGACGTGGGAGCAGCTCCTGCAGACGCCATCCCGCCTGACGGCTGAACCCGTAAATCGTGCCGAGCGAGAGTGGATGCTTGAACGGGCCCGCGTGCAGGGGTATGTGGATAATTACCGCGGGGTCAGAATTTCGAACAGCGGACGACGGTTTCTGATCGAACGCGCGATTGTGTGGAGCGTGGTCGACCGAGCCGGGCGTCGTCAGGGGCAGGCCGCGACCTTCTCACGCTGGACCTTCCTCTAA
- a CDS encoding DUF1653 domain-containing protein: MKPGRYRHYKGKDYEVLGVARHSETEEEYVVYRQLYGAGGLWIRPLGMFLESVTIGETVVPRFRRLEEGPA; encoded by the coding sequence ATGAAACCTGGTCGCTATCGTCACTACAAAGGGAAGGACTATGAGGTGTTGGGCGTCGCTCGGCACTCTGAAACCGAGGAGGAGTATGTCGTGTATCGACAGCTCTATGGGGCAGGCGGACTGTGGATCAGGCCGCTGGGGATGTTTCTCGAATCGGTGACCATCGGCGAGACCGTCGTCCCTCGATTCCGACGGTTAGAGGAAGGTCCAGCGTGA
- the leuD gene encoding 3-isopropylmalate dehydratase small subunit, with protein MDAFTTLTGLVAPLDRLNVDTDQIIPKQFLKTIKRTGLREGLFYDWRRLKDGSQDPAFFLNQPRYQKATILLARDNFGCGSSREHAPWALLDQGFRCVLAPSFADIFYNNCFQNGILPVVLKGSEIQALFEGVTAREGYQLTVDLAAQQVTTPDGATYHFEIDPFRKDCLYRGLDAIGLTLQHAGRITEYEQRRRTQAPWLFQDVR; from the coding sequence ATGGACGCATTCACAACACTCACCGGACTGGTCGCTCCCTTGGACCGGCTCAATGTCGATACCGATCAGATCATTCCGAAACAGTTTTTGAAGACCATCAAGCGGACGGGCCTGCGCGAAGGACTGTTCTACGATTGGCGGCGGCTGAAGGATGGCTCGCAGGATCCCGCCTTCTTCCTGAACCAGCCTCGTTATCAGAAGGCCACGATTCTACTGGCGCGGGATAACTTCGGCTGCGGATCGTCGCGTGAACATGCACCTTGGGCGTTGCTCGATCAAGGGTTCCGTTGCGTCCTCGCCCCCAGCTTCGCGGACATCTTCTACAACAACTGCTTTCAAAACGGCATTCTCCCGGTGGTGCTGAAGGGGTCAGAAATCCAAGCCCTGTTCGAAGGCGTGACGGCCCGTGAAGGCTATCAGCTGACGGTGGACCTGGCGGCGCAGCAGGTCACGACGCCGGACGGCGCGACCTACCATTTCGAGATCGATCCGTTTCGAAAAGATTGCCTGTATCGAGGATTGGACGCGATCGGCCTCACGCTCCAACATGCCGGTCGGATCACGGAATACGAGCAACGCCGCCGCACACAAGCCCCCTGGCTGTTTCAAGACGTACGCTAA
- the leuC gene encoding 3-isopropylmalate dehydratase large subunit, which produces MAAQTLFDKIWNDHVVRAEPDGTTLLYIDRHLVHEVTSPQAFEGLAVAGRTPRRPGAALAVPDHNVPTTDRRVAIADPISAKQIQTLDDNCKTFGITMFGMNDIRQGVVHVIGPEQGFTLPGMTIVCGDSHTSTHGAFGALAFGIGTSEVEHVLATQCLVQKRPKTMEVRVDGQLSPRCSAKDVILAIIGKIGTAGGTGYVIEYTGSAIRALSMEGRMTLCNMSIEGGARAGMVAPDETTFAYIKGRPMAPKGALWDQAVTAWRQLATDPGAKYDAVVELRAETIAPQVTWGTSPGMVTGVDGNVPDPRTMGDDKLRQATERALEYMALLPGMPIRDIKIDKVFIGSCTNSRIEDLRLAASFAKGKKVASTVHAMVVPGSGLVKQQAEQEGLDRIFKESGFEWREAGCSMCLAMNADVLQPGERCASTSNRNFEGRQGAGGRTHLVSPAMAVAAAVEGHFVDIRHWS; this is translated from the coding sequence ATGGCTGCACAGACATTATTCGACAAAATCTGGAACGACCACGTGGTTCGGGCGGAACCGGACGGGACCACGTTGCTCTATATCGACCGCCACTTAGTGCATGAAGTGACCTCACCGCAGGCCTTCGAAGGGTTGGCCGTGGCCGGCCGGACCCCGCGCAGACCGGGCGCCGCGCTGGCCGTCCCCGACCACAACGTCCCCACGACCGACCGCCGCGTGGCCATCGCCGACCCGATCAGCGCCAAACAGATTCAGACACTGGACGATAACTGCAAGACGTTCGGCATCACGATGTTCGGCATGAACGACATCCGGCAGGGTGTGGTGCACGTCATCGGCCCTGAGCAAGGGTTCACACTGCCGGGCATGACGATCGTGTGCGGCGATTCTCACACCTCGACCCATGGAGCCTTCGGCGCGCTGGCGTTCGGCATCGGCACCAGCGAGGTCGAACATGTCCTGGCGACGCAATGCCTGGTTCAGAAACGCCCTAAGACCATGGAAGTCCGCGTCGACGGGCAACTGTCGCCCCGCTGCTCCGCCAAGGATGTCATTCTGGCCATTATCGGAAAAATCGGCACGGCCGGCGGAACGGGATACGTAATTGAGTACACCGGGTCGGCCATTCGCGCGCTCAGCATGGAAGGCCGTATGACCCTCTGCAACATGTCGATCGAGGGCGGAGCCCGCGCCGGCATGGTGGCACCGGACGAAACCACTTTTGCCTATATTAAAGGCCGCCCGATGGCTCCGAAGGGTGCCCTCTGGGATCAGGCCGTGACGGCCTGGCGGCAACTCGCCACCGATCCCGGTGCGAAGTATGACGCCGTCGTAGAGTTGCGAGCCGAAACGATCGCTCCGCAAGTTACTTGGGGTACCAGCCCGGGGATGGTCACCGGCGTGGACGGGAACGTTCCCGACCCTCGCACTATGGGGGACGACAAACTCCGCCAGGCGACGGAACGGGCCCTTGAGTACATGGCGTTGCTGCCCGGCATGCCGATCCGCGACATCAAGATCGACAAGGTATTCATCGGATCCTGTACCAATTCCAGGATTGAAGACCTCCGCCTGGCCGCCTCCTTCGCCAAGGGGAAAAAAGTCGCCAGCACCGTGCATGCCATGGTGGTCCCCGGATCGGGACTCGTGAAGCAGCAGGCGGAACAAGAAGGCCTGGATCGTATCTTCAAGGAATCGGGATTCGAATGGCGGGAAGCGGGCTGCAGCATGTGCCTGGCGATGAACGCCGACGTTCTGCAACCCGGGGAACGATGCGCATCAACCAGCAACCGGAACTTCGAAGGGCGTCAGGGAGCCGGCGGACGAACTCATCTGGTATCGCCGGCAATGGCCGTGGCCGCCGCCGTCGAAGGACATTTCGTCGATATCCGTCACTGGTCGTAA
- a CDS encoding tetratricopeptide repeat protein: MTRTVAAGASALLLLVTLACGQQTWEAAMQAGESALQRGQYEQAEKIFAAAVSKAEEFGLHDRRVAVTLAHLAQAYSAQGKFVEAEPVYLEALKIYQDVHGETHLDVAAMLNNLGVLHRKHGQYADAQRLLMRALSIKEKLLGPDHPEVALALSNLAAMYLAQGDGEQAGALFARALAVREKHLGPDHPDVAKNLEDYASALRKVGRVAEAEGLERRAGAIRSKSKS; encoded by the coding sequence ATGACACGAACCGTTGCCGCCGGTGCGTCGGCCCTTCTGCTGCTGGTGACCCTGGCCTGCGGGCAACAGACGTGGGAGGCTGCGATGCAGGCAGGCGAATCGGCCTTGCAGCGAGGGCAGTATGAGCAGGCCGAAAAAATTTTCGCGGCCGCCGTGTCTAAGGCGGAAGAATTCGGTCTGCATGACCGGCGGGTCGCGGTGACCTTGGCCCATTTGGCCCAAGCCTACAGCGCGCAGGGGAAATTCGTCGAGGCTGAGCCGGTGTATCTGGAAGCGCTCAAGATTTACCAAGATGTGCACGGTGAGACCCATCTCGATGTGGCAGCCATGTTGAATAACCTTGGCGTGTTGCATCGCAAGCACGGACAATATGCCGATGCGCAGCGCCTCCTGATGCGGGCGCTCTCGATCAAGGAGAAGCTCCTGGGGCCGGACCATCCGGAGGTGGCGCTGGCCCTGAGTAATTTGGCCGCGATGTATCTGGCGCAAGGCGACGGGGAGCAAGCAGGGGCGTTATTTGCGCGGGCGTTGGCGGTGCGGGAGAAGCATTTGGGGCCTGACCATCCGGATGTGGCCAAAAATCTTGAGGACTATGCGAGTGCGTTGCGCAAGGTAGGTCGGGTTGCAGAGGCGGAGGGGCTCGAGCGGAGGGCAGGGGCGATTCGGTCAAAATCGAAATCGTGA
- a CDS encoding FAD-dependent oxidoreductase — protein sequence MSSQLFHIPERRHDVVVIGGGSAGYAAARTARDAGADVAIVDQGPLGGLCILRGCMPTKTILRSAEIMALMKRAREFGIAPVTVQADLSAIVDRKNRLVQEFADYRIDALRDPRFTLYESRAEFLSPHELRAGAVRIRGGAFVIATGSSAAEVAIPGLDEAGYLTSDEMLDVRRQPASLLVLGGGLVAVEFAQFFARIGTKVTMLQRGTTLLSDMDEDIGQALAAAFRDEGIEVMTGVSFQRVTSTPSKKTVHFVQGGITHACSAEVIFQALGRRPNLNGLNPEAAGVQVIDGRLVVGGDMRTSQPHIFAVGDVNDLTPIVHLAIQQGETAAFNATHPNEPARVIDHRLDAEVVFTEPQVAVAGMSERQCREKAIPYLTASYPFADHGKAMCMGAAHGFVKLLCRPDDGALLGAQIVGPEAGELIHELIAVMYFHGTAQDLLRIPHYHPTLAEIVTYPAESIVEQMGRA from the coding sequence ATGTCATCACAACTCTTTCACATACCTGAACGGCGGCATGATGTCGTGGTGATCGGCGGTGGGTCGGCCGGGTATGCCGCCGCGCGAACGGCTCGCGACGCCGGCGCCGATGTGGCCATCGTGGATCAGGGCCCGCTCGGGGGGCTGTGCATCCTGCGGGGTTGCATGCCGACCAAAACGATTCTACGGTCGGCTGAAATCATGGCGCTGATGAAGCGCGCGCGCGAGTTCGGGATTGCGCCGGTCACCGTTCAGGCCGATCTGTCGGCCATCGTCGATCGCAAGAACCGATTGGTTCAGGAGTTCGCCGACTACCGCATCGACGCGCTGCGAGACCCGCGGTTTACCTTGTATGAATCACGCGCCGAGTTCCTCTCGCCTCACGAACTTCGTGCCGGAGCTGTTCGAATTCGAGGTGGGGCATTCGTCATTGCCACCGGGTCGAGTGCGGCTGAGGTGGCCATTCCGGGGTTGGACGAGGCCGGCTACCTGACCAGCGATGAGATGCTTGATGTTCGCCGCCAACCGGCGTCGCTCCTGGTGTTGGGAGGTGGCCTGGTCGCCGTCGAGTTCGCGCAATTTTTTGCCCGAATCGGCACGAAGGTCACCATGTTACAGCGTGGCACGACCTTGTTGTCCGATATGGATGAAGACATCGGTCAGGCCCTGGCGGCGGCCTTTCGGGATGAAGGGATCGAGGTGATGACCGGCGTGTCGTTTCAACGTGTGACCTCAACCCCGTCCAAGAAGACCGTGCATTTTGTGCAGGGGGGGATCACGCACGCTTGCTCTGCCGAAGTCATTTTTCAAGCCCTCGGGCGTCGTCCCAACCTGAACGGGCTCAATCCGGAGGCGGCTGGTGTGCAAGTCATCGACGGTCGTCTGGTAGTCGGCGGCGATATGCGGACTTCTCAGCCGCACATCTTTGCTGTGGGTGACGTCAATGACCTCACTCCTATTGTGCACCTGGCCATACAACAAGGTGAAACGGCCGCGTTTAACGCGACGCATCCGAATGAGCCGGCACGTGTGATCGACCACCGGCTGGATGCCGAAGTTGTGTTCACCGAACCGCAGGTTGCGGTCGCGGGAATGAGTGAACGGCAGTGCCGCGAAAAGGCGATTCCGTATCTGACGGCGTCCTATCCGTTTGCCGACCATGGAAAGGCCATGTGTATGGGCGCCGCGCATGGCTTTGTGAAGCTGCTCTGTCGTCCGGACGACGGTGCCTTGCTGGGCGCTCAGATTGTGGGGCCGGAGGCGGGGGAATTGATCCATGAGTTGATCGCGGTGATGTATTTTCACGGCACCGCACAGGACCTGCTGCGCATTCCCCACTATCATCCGACGCTCGCGGAGATCGTGACGTATCCGGCGGAGTCCATTGTCGAGCAGATGGGGAGAGCATGA